The nucleotide sequence CTCCGTCGCGCGAAAACCCAGGAGAAAAACCCTCATGAGCGACATTTCCCAGACCACGTGGACCTTCGAGACAAAGCAGGTCCACGCCGGACAGGTTCCTGATCCCACCACCGGCGCACGCGCGCTGCCGATTTACCAGACCACCTCGTATAGCTTCCGCGACACTGACCACGCTGCCGCGCTCTTCAGTCTTGCCGAGCCAGGCAACATCTACACCCGCATCATCAACCCGACGCAAGATGTCATCGAACAGCGGGTCGCTGCGCTCGAGGGCGGCGTCGCAGCACTGCTCGTCGCGTCCGGTCAGGCCGCCGAAACGTACGCGATCCTCAATATCGCTGAGGCCGGCGACCACATCGTGACCAGTCCGCGTCTCTACGGCGGCACCTACAACCTGTTCCACTACACCTTGCCGAAGCTTGGCATCGAAGTCAGCTTCATTGAAGATCAGGACAACCTTGACCACTGGCGTGCCGCAGTCAAGGACAACACCAAAGCGTTCTTCGCTGAAACCATCTCTAACCCGGGTGGCCAGATCCTCGACATACCTGGTGTGGCCGCTGTCGCACATGAGCATGGGGTACCTCTGATCGTCGACAACACGGTCGCCACTCCGTACCTCATCCAGCCGTTCACGCATGGTGCTGACATCGTCGTGCACTCGGCGACCAAGTACCTCGGCGGCCACGGCACTTCTGTCGCGGGTGTCATCGTCGACGGCGGCACCTTCGACTGGACATCAGGCCGCTTTCCCGGCTTCACCACCCCGGACCCGAGCTACCACGGAGTTGTCTACAGCGAACTCGGGCCACCTGCGTACGCACTGAAAGCACGGCTGACTCTACTTCGCGATATCGGCGCGGCAATCTCGCCTTTCAATGCTTTCCTCATCGGCCAAGGAATAGAAACCCTTAGCCTGCGCATTGAACGACATGTGCAGAACACACAGGCTGTGGCCGAGTATCTGGCGTCCCGCGACGACGTCACGGCGGTCTACTATGCGGGGCTGCCTAGCTCGCCATGGCACGCCCGTGCTCAGAAACTCGCCCCCCGCGGTGCTGGTGCGGTGTTGTCGTTCGAGCTGGCTGGGGGCATTGATGCGGGCAAGAAGTTCGTCAACGCTTTAGAGCTGCACAGTCACGTCGCTAATATCGGTGATGTGCGATCCCTTGTCATCCACCCCGCGTCGACGACACACTCTCAGCTGACCCCAGAGGAGCAGCTGGCTGCGGGCGTCACGCCGGGCCTGGTCCGCCTGGCCGTGGGAATCGAAGGGATTGACGACATCGTGACTGACCTGGCACGCGGATTCGAAGCGGCGGCGTCTTGACAGTAAGTCCTGTTCACCGTCCCCGGCCGCACACTCAACGGACAGTGCGCGCCCCCTCTCGGTGGCGCGCACCCGATCCTGCGCTGTGGCCTGAGCCGGATGGCACCCTCGGTTACGTCGACATCGGCTCGCTGCGCATGGAAAATGGCGCACTGCTGCCTGAAGTCACCCTCGCGCTGCAGCGGTGGGGCGAGGTCTCCCCGAAGGGCGACAACGTCATCCTCGCGCTGCATGCGCTGACGGGAGACTCACACGTCACCGGCCCCGCAGACGACGAGCACCTCAGTCCTGGATGGTGGGATGGCCTCATCGGCCCGGGCGCTGCCGTCGATACAAATGAGTGGTGCGTGCTGTCCGCCAACTCAGTGGGAGGGTGCCGCGGCAGCACTGGTCCCGGTTCCCTGGCACCAGACGGGAAACCGTGGGGCTCACGGTTCCCGGCGGTCACGATCCGTGACCAGGTCAACGCGGAACTGCAGCTCGCAAATCTGCTGGGGATCGAGCGGTTCGCTTCCGTTCTCGGCGGATCGATGGGCGGCGCGCGTGCACTCGAGTGGGAAGTGAGCTATCCCGATCGCGTCGCTACGGCCCTGGTTCTTGCCGTCGGAGCGCGTGCAACCGCAGACCAGATCGGTACACAGTCAGCCCAGATTCTCGCGATCAAGACCGATCCGCACTGGCAGGGCGGCGACTATTACGGGACCGGACGCGAGCCTGAGCATGGCCTGGGCGTCGCGCGGCGCATCGCGCACCTGTCATACCGGGGTGAAGAAGAACTCGACGAGCGGTTCGGTAACTCCCCACAGGATGGGGTAGAACCCTTCAACGGTGGCACGTTCTCAATTCAGAGCTACCTCGATCATCAGGCCGGCAAGCTGGTGCGCCGATTCGATGCGGGCAGCTACGTGATCCTCAGCGACTCACTCAGCAGCCATGACGTTGGTCGCGGTCGGGGAGGCATCCAGAAGGCACTTGCCGCCTGCCCCACGCCGACCATCGTCGGAGGCATTACCTCAGATCGGTTGTACCCACTGCGGCTGCAGGAGGAGCTGGCGGCGCACCTGCCCGGTTGCCACGAGTTACGGGTCTTGGACACTGACAAGGGTCATGATGGGTTCCTCACGGACTTCGATGGCATCTCCGTGCTGCTGAGCGACACCATGGACCTCGCGCGGAAAACCATCGGTTAGCACGACTTCGGCGGTCGTTCTGCCGCGGCGTCTCGCGATTGCTAACATCCGAGCATGTCGTCCAATGAGGGGCCTGTGAGCAATCCTGATGGCGCGCGCCGGAGGAAGAAGTGGCGCAAAGGACGGTTCGGGGGCTTCTCTGGGCTGTTCGTCGCCGGAAAAACGCTGGCGTCCGCGGTCTCCGAGGACCGGCCTCTGGGCAAGGCACTGGCCCCTGGCGGCACGGTTGACAAGGCGCTCGACACCGATGGGCCCCTCGACAGACTGCTCGCCAAGGGTGGTGCGCTCGACCGGCTCCTCGAGCGCGGCGGATTCCTGGATCGGATGATGGAGCCTGATGGGCCAGTTGATCGCCTCATCAAGAAAGAGGGACCACTGGACCGCCTACTTGCGAAGGACGGTTACATCGACCGGTTACTCGATGAGGGTGGGGCACTAGACCGGCTCCTGGAACCGGGCGGTGTGCTCGACCAGGTCGTCCAGGACGGCGGCCTTATCGACCGCTTTATGGAAGTCTCGGTGACGCTGGGCGAGGTCGGCCCGACAATCCAGTCGCTACAGGAGCCCATTGCTGGAATCGACCGTTCAGCCGCCAAACTCGCGACCGCTGTTGGACCCCTGTCCGATCTTGTCGAACGTATCCCCACGGCACCCCGCATACCGGGAATGAGACGCCGCAGTTCCACGAAGGACGCTCCCCCGGCCGCCGCAACGGAAGCAGACCTGCCTGACGCGCCTTAACCGGTGCCGAGCGGATCGATCGACAGGGTAAGCCACACGATCGTTCCGCCCATAAGCGTGAGCGCGCCGACGTCGAATGGGCGGCTGCGGACCACCAGCAATCCCGCTTGCACCTCGGGGAGGATCAGACGGAACCAGGCGGCGAGCAGCGTCGCGATCCCAACAACGAACGCGCCCCGGCGCCACCGGTCGCTGACGACCAGGATCAGCGCAAGCAGCAGGAACGCGGCAATGATCGCCAAGGGAATATGAGCCATCACCGTCCGCATACGATCACGGGAGAACGCGCGCTGCACCATCGATTACCCGGAGTGTGCGCCTGTAGAAGCAAGCTCTGCCGCTGCTTGCTCGGCTCGCTCGACGACGTTGGTGACGAGGAAAGCTCGTGTCAAAGGTCCGACACCGCCGGGATTAGGTGACACGAAACCGGCGACATTCCACACCTCTGGCGCGACGTCACCGGCGAGTTTGTCATCCACGCGGCTGACACCCACATCAAGGACCGCGGCTCCGGGTTTGACCATGTCTTCGGTGATGATCCCCGGCACACCTGCAGCAGCGATGACGATATCCGCACGCCGCACTTCAGCAGCAAGGTCGCGGGTACCCGTGTGGCACAGCGTCACTGTGGCGTTTTCCGAGCGCCGTGTCAGGAGCAGACCGATTGGACGCCCGACGGTGACACCGCGACCGACGACCACGGCGTGAGCGCCCGCGATGGCGACCTCATAGCGGCGCAGCAGGTGCACAATGCCCCGGGGCGTGCAGGGCAGTGGAGCTTCTTTCCCGAGGACGAGGCGGCCGAGGTTGATCGGATGCAGCCCGTCGGCGTCCTTCTCTGGATCGACACGTTCGAGCGCAGCATTCTCGTCCAGGTGTTTCGGCAGTGGTAGTTGGACGATGTAACCGGTGCATGCTGGGTCGGCATTCAGATCGTCGATGACGGCATTCAGCTCGTCCTGACTGATGTCGGCGGGTAAGTCGCGCCTGATGGAGGCGACGCCCACGCGAGCGCAGTCAGCGTGCTTTCCCCGCACGTATGCAGCCGATCCGGGATCGTCGCCGACCAGGACCGTTCCGAGCCCGGGCTGAATCCCGCTTTCCTTAAGTGCATCAACCCGCTTCTTTAGATCAGCGAAGATCTCGTCGCGGGTTGCCTTTCCATCAAGAATCGTTGCCGTCACGGACGCTATTGTTCCAGGTTTCAGCACCCGCGTGCGCCAGGCACCAGGCACACTCGAAGGATGCCTGATGCATCGCAGGGAGAAAGGCCGACCCTCCACGGTCCGCGTGTCAAGCTCGTGCCGACTGAGCCAGCTCATCACAGCAGGCTGCGCGAGCTGCATAGCATCCCATCGATCCGCCGGTGGTGGCGCATGCCCAGCCCCTCCTGGCCGAACGACGTCGATGGGTTTCCGTATACGATTACGGTCGGTGACCACATTGTGGGATTTATCCAGTGGTACGCCGAAGATGACCCCGACTATCGCCACGCGGGGATCGATGTCTTCATCGATCCGGAGGAGCACGGAAATCACTACGGCCGTGAGTCAATCCAGGTACTTTGTGCGCACCTCGTCGACACCCACCGCTTCCATCGGATCATCATCGATCCCGAGGCGACAAACGAGCAGGCCATCCGGTCCTACATCAAGGTCGGCTTCCGCCCCATCGGTGTGATGCGGCAGTATTCCCGCGGTGAAGACGGCGTATGGCGCAACGGCCTGCTCATGGATCTGCTTGCACCTGAGCTGGTTCGAGTGCAGTGACGCTGAGGATCTAGGCTTCCGTCTGTGTTTCGCCTAATGTTCTACCGCCCGTGCATCCCTCCGAACACGGGTAACGCGATACGGCTCGCTGCGGGCACGGGGTGTCAACTCCACCTTGTCGGGCCATTGGGTTTTGATCTGTCTGAACCCAAGCTCCGCCGCGCTGGGCTCGACTATCACGACCTTGCTTCCGTGACGGTGCACGAGGACCTGGACTCCGCTTGGGCCGCACTGAAGCCGCAGCGGGTATTCGCCTTCACCGCGCACGCGTCACAACCGCACTCCGCTGTTGCGTACCAGCCGGGAGACGTGCTGCTCTTCGGGCCCGAGCCGACCGGGCTCCCGGATGCCGTGCGCAACGACTCGCACGTAACCGGTCAGCTCCGGATCCCTATGATTCCTGGCCGCAGATCATTGAACTTGTCGAACGCAGCCGCGATCGTTGTCTACGAAGCGTGGCGCCAGCACGGCTTCCCCGGAGCCGTGTAGGGCTGTCAGCAGATCCGTGAACTGACAACCTTCGCGACAGCACCCGTGTGTTCGTCGAGGTAGAAGTGGCCACCCGGAAACACCTCGACCGAAAACTCGCCGGTGGTGTAGCGCTCCCATTCCTTCACCTCATCAAGTGTCACAGTGGGATCGTCTGAACTGACAAGGACGGTGACCGGACAAGACAGACACGGCGTGTCCCCCTCAAAGCGGTACGTCTCGACCGCCTTGTAATCATTGCGCACCGCAGGCAGGACCATCTCTGCGATTTCCGGCATCTCCCGGAGAATTTGCACCGAGGCTGGATCGTTGGCGAGCCGCTCTAGCTCGCTGATCAATGCCTCGTCGCTGCCCTCGTGAATAGCAGTGTCAAGCGTCTGATGCGGGGCAATGCGGCCCGAGACAAGCAAATGCCCCAGCTCTGCTCCGGCACCTTCCAGCGCTCGTGCCGTTTCGAATGCGACTGTGGCGCCCATGCTGTGCCCGAACAGCGCGACCGGCGTCCCGTTGCGGCTGCCGATCGCGGTTGCGGCGGCGGTAGCGAGTTGTGTGATGTCGTCAATCATCGGATCCCCGAGGCGGTCCTGCCGACCTGGCAGTTGCAACGCGAGCACCCGCACCGACGGCATCAACTC is from Hoyosella subflava DQS3-9A1 and encodes:
- a CDS encoding thioesterase II family protein, yielding MADSQWLRTFHQATAAKTELVCFPPAGGAASVYHALSAELMPSVRVLALQLPGRQDRLGDPMIDDITQLATAAATAIGSRNGTPVALFGHSMGATVAFETARALEGAGAELGHLLVSGRIAPHQTLDTAIHEGSDEALISELERLANDPASVQILREMPEIAEMVLPAVRNDYKAVETYRFEGDTPCLSCPVTVLVSSDDPTVTLDEVKEWERYTTGEFSVEVFPGGHFYLDEHTGAVAKVVSSRIC
- the metX gene encoding homoserine O-acetyltransferase MetX; translation: MRAPSRWRAPDPALWPEPDGTLGYVDIGSLRMENGALLPEVTLALQRWGEVSPKGDNVILALHALTGDSHVTGPADDEHLSPGWWDGLIGPGAAVDTNEWCVLSANSVGGCRGSTGPGSLAPDGKPWGSRFPAVTIRDQVNAELQLANLLGIERFASVLGGSMGGARALEWEVSYPDRVATALVLAVGARATADQIGTQSAQILAIKTDPHWQGGDYYGTGREPEHGLGVARRIAHLSYRGEEELDERFGNSPQDGVEPFNGGTFSIQSYLDHQAGKLVRRFDAGSYVILSDSLSSHDVGRGRGGIQKALAACPTPTIVGGITSDRLYPLRLQEELAAHLPGCHELRVLDTDKGHDGFLTDFDGISVLLSDTMDLARKTIG
- a CDS encoding tRNA (cytidine(34)-2'-O)-methyltransferase — protein: MFRLMFYRPCIPPNTGNAIRLAAGTGCQLHLVGPLGFDLSEPKLRRAGLDYHDLASVTVHEDLDSAWAALKPQRVFAFTAHASQPHSAVAYQPGDVLLFGPEPTGLPDAVRNDSHVTGQLRIPMIPGRRSLNLSNAAAIVVYEAWRQHGFPGAV
- a CDS encoding bifunctional o-acetylhomoserine/o-acetylserine sulfhydrylase; this encodes MSDISQTTWTFETKQVHAGQVPDPTTGARALPIYQTTSYSFRDTDHAAALFSLAEPGNIYTRIINPTQDVIEQRVAALEGGVAALLVASGQAAETYAILNIAEAGDHIVTSPRLYGGTYNLFHYTLPKLGIEVSFIEDQDNLDHWRAAVKDNTKAFFAETISNPGGQILDIPGVAAVAHEHGVPLIVDNTVATPYLIQPFTHGADIVVHSATKYLGGHGTSVAGVIVDGGTFDWTSGRFPGFTTPDPSYHGVVYSELGPPAYALKARLTLLRDIGAAISPFNAFLIGQGIETLSLRIERHVQNTQAVAEYLASRDDVTAVYYAGLPSSPWHARAQKLAPRGAGAVLSFELAGGIDAGKKFVNALELHSHVANIGDVRSLVIHPASTTHSQLTPEEQLAAGVTPGLVRLAVGIEGIDDIVTDLARGFEAAAS
- a CDS encoding bifunctional methylenetetrahydrofolate dehydrogenase/methenyltetrahydrofolate cyclohydrolase — protein: MTATILDGKATRDEIFADLKKRVDALKESGIQPGLGTVLVGDDPGSAAYVRGKHADCARVGVASIRRDLPADISQDELNAVIDDLNADPACTGYIVQLPLPKHLDENAALERVDPEKDADGLHPINLGRLVLGKEAPLPCTPRGIVHLLRRYEVAIAGAHAVVVGRGVTVGRPIGLLLTRRSENATVTLCHTGTRDLAAEVRRADIVIAAAGVPGIITEDMVKPGAAVLDVGVSRVDDKLAGDVAPEVWNVAGFVSPNPGGVGPLTRAFLVTNVVERAEQAAAELASTGAHSG
- a CDS encoding DUF3017 domain-containing protein produces the protein MVQRAFSRDRMRTVMAHIPLAIIAAFLLLALILVVSDRWRRGAFVVGIATLLAAWFRLILPEVQAGLLVVRSRPFDVGALTLMGGTIVWLTLSIDPLGTG
- a CDS encoding GNAT family N-acetyltransferase, whose amino-acid sequence is MPDASQGERPTLHGPRVKLVPTEPAHHSRLRELHSIPSIRRWWRMPSPSWPNDVDGFPYTITVGDHIVGFIQWYAEDDPDYRHAGIDVFIDPEEHGNHYGRESIQVLCAHLVDTHRFHRIIIDPEATNEQAIRSYIKVGFRPIGVMRQYSRGEDGVWRNGLLMDLLAPELVRVQ